A stretch of Thamnophis elegans isolate rThaEle1 unplaced genomic scaffold, rThaEle1.pri scaffold_276_arrow_ctg1, whole genome shotgun sequence DNA encodes these proteins:
- the SUSD2 gene encoding sushi domain-containing protein 2, which yields MNFTAALVAFVLNPGRFARTTETQGYIGRDGRLHCISPLLYEIGLVSLEVSVDGGKTFPWSASWSSVHHNKVPPSEKSTLVNETKWQYYGTPGTGGPLTITWNPEVLRSSHVHLEVWGYNETGKPYSDSWAAEWKYLYSLKRSHPNEGRFVFLPAPSAQYGGWEMGALRISANDSPEGQPNVAAIWSTEHAMAWHLEEAFRKDSAAWAVAKCQQWDRKEADLPGFLEEIPDCPCTLAQARADSGRFHTDYGCDIEKGSVCTYHPGAVHCVRSVQASPRYGAGQQCCYSGSGAQVLTGDSMGGSTPDRGHDWGAPPYKKPPRIPGFSHWLYDVLSFYYCCLWSDRCATYFKHRPSSGCQRYRPPRAASAFGDPHFITFDGLNFTFKGLGEYLVLGSERTNLSVQGRTRRAQLLNGEPGAEGNVTGLSAIAMREKDSDVIEVRIRENSHELEVLLNQKALNFSEQTWMDLKGLFLYSSPGRNVTVMFSSGAGVEVGGRGGKVLSLTALLPETFRGQTDGLFGLMNGRPQDDLTLPNGTALGVASSGPREHFAFGAEWAIRNETSLFTYDTQDLRDTFVSGPKHHSSFVPLFSPPQDVNQTLTQQVASACQADPFCRFDILTTGDVALGNATRSSHQRFRKLQESLEPVVSCGWLAPPSNGEKKGTTYLAGSLLHFRCHPGYSLVGSVNRRCQEDGTWSGTPSSCVPNAGTSLPRSALAMILKAAFIFWIVW from the exons atgaatttcaccgcTGCCCTCGTGGCATTTGTCCTCAACCCCGGCAGGTTCGCCAGGACCACCGAGACCCAGGGATACATCGGCCGGGATGGCCGGCTGCACTGCATTTCCCCTTTGCTCTACGAAATCGGCCTGGTCAGCCTGGAAGTTTCTGTGGACGGTGGGAAGACATTTCCTTGGTCGGCATCTTGGAGCTCAG TTCATCACAACAAGGTTCCCCCGTCAGAGAAAAGCACGCTGGTGAATGAAACCAAGTGGCAATACTACGGCACTCCGGGGACGGGGGGACCCCTGACCATCACTTGGAACCCCGAGGTGCTGCGGTCCAGCCACGTTCACCTAGAAGTCTGGGGGTACAACGAGACAG GCAAGCCTTACTCTGACAGCTGGGCAGCTGAGTGGAAGTACCTCTACTCTCTGAAGAGGAGCCACCCAAATGAGGGGCGCTTTGTGTTCCTGCCTGCTCCCTCTGCTCAGTACGGAGGCTGGGAAATGGGCGCGTTGAGGATTTCTGCCAACGACTCTCCCGAAGGCCAGCC GAACGTGGCCGCCATCTGGAGCACGGAGCACGCCATGGcctggcacctggaggaggccttcCGGAAGGACTCGGCTGCCTGGGCTGTGGCCAAGTGCCAGCAGTGGGACAGGAAGGAGGCCGACCTGCCCGGGTTTCTGGAGGAGATTCCCGACTGTCCCTGCACTTTGGCCCAAGCCCGGGCTGACTCCGGCCGCTTCCAC ACGGATTACGGGTGCGACATAGAGAAAGGCAGCGTCTGCACCTATCACCCCGGGGCGGTTCACTGTGTCCGGAGTGTTCAGGCCAG CCCCCGGTACGGCGCGGGGCAGCAGTGCTGCTACAGCGGTTCCGGGGCCCAGGTGCTGACGGGGGACTCCATGGGGGGCAGCACCCCGGACCGAGGCCACGACTGGGGAGCCCCTCCCTACAAGAAGCCCCCCCGCATCCCAGGCTTCTCCCACTGGCTCTACGACGTCCTCAGCTTCTACTACTGCTGCCTCTGGTCCGACCGCTGCGCCACTTATTTCAAGCACCGGCCGTCCAGCGGCTGCCAGAGATACCGGCCGCCCCGAGCCG CTTCGGCTTTTGGAGACCCCCACTTCATCACTTTCGACGGCCTCAATTTTACCTTCAAGGGCCTGGGGGAATATTTGGTGCTGGGATCCGAACGGACCAATTTGAGCGTCCAAGGGAGAACGCGTCGGGCTCAGCTGCTGAACGGAGAGCCAG GAGCCGAAGGCAACGTGACCGGCCTGTCAGCGATCGCCATGCGGGAGAAGGACTCGGACGTGATTGAGGTTCGCATCCGAGAAAACTCCCACGAGTTGGAGGTCCTACTGAATCAAAAGGCCCTCAATTTTTCTGAACAAACCTGGATGGACTTAAAag GCCTCTTCCTCTACAGCAGCCCCGGGCGCAACGTCACGGTCATGTTCTCCTCCGGAGCCGGTGTGGAAGTCGGTGGCCGTGGAGGGAAGGTGCTGAGCCTGACCGCTCTGCTGCCGGAGACCTTCCGGGGCCAGACGGACGGTCTCTTCGGGCTGATGAACGGCAGGCCACAGGACGACCTGACCCTTCCCAACGGAACAGCCCTGGGTGTGGCCAGCAGCGGCCCCCGGGAGCACTTCGCCTTCGGAGCAGAGT gGGCAATTAGGAATGAAACGTCCCTTTTCACCTACGACACCCAGGACCTCCGGGACACCTTCGTCTCTGGACCGAAGCACCACTCGTCTTTCgtccccctcttctctcctccccaagACGTCAACCAGACCCTCACGCAGCAGGTGGCTTCCGCCTGCCAAGCCGACCCCTTCTGCCGGTTCGACATCCTGACCACCGGAGACGTTGCCCTGGGAAACGCCACTCGGTCGTCCCACCAGCGCTTCAGAAAACTCCAGGAGAGCTTAGAGCCAG TGGTTTCGTGTGGCTGGCTGGCTCCCCCCTCCaatggggagaagaaagggaCCACGTACCTAGCGGGGTCTCTGCTCCACTTCCGCTGCCATCCCGGCTACAGCCTGGTGGGCTCGGTAAACAGGAGATGCCAGGAGGATGGGACCTGGTCGGGAACCCCCAGCAGCTGCGTCCCCAATGCAG GAACCAGCCTGCCTCGCTCAGCACTTGCGATGATCCTGAAGGCCGCCTTCATCTTCTGGATCGTCTGGTGA
- the SMARCD3 gene encoding SWI/SNF-related matrix-associated actin-dependent regulator of chromatin subfamily D member 3 isoform X1, which translates to MPSGARMPHQGAPMGPPGPPYVGSPSVRPGMPQAVMEPTRKRAAPQPQPPPQAQAQTQQQQPQQSQQQQAQAQGAAPQNRSRSAKRRKMADKILPQRIRELVPESQAYMDLLAFERKLDQTIMRKRVDIQEALKRPMKQKRKLRLYISNTFNPAKSDAEDSDGSIASWELRVEGKLLDDLSKQKRKFSSFFKSLVIELDKDLYGPDNHLVEWHRTPTTQETDGFQVKRPGDVSVRCTLLLMLDYQYEEALSRSRKATARKAGSECRRAVGAEGSRGPRWEDRRERLALLDGPAGGGPVAPKPSGLLEFKETLSCPRGPLGSALCPQPPQFKLDPRLARLLGIHTQTRSAIIQALWQYIKTNKLQDSHDKEYINCDKYFQQIFDCSRLKFSEIPQRLTNLLLPPDPIVINHIISVDPNDQKKTACYDIDVEVEDPLKGQMSSFLLSTANQQEITALDNKIHETIESINQLKIQRDFMLSFSKDPKGYIQDLLRSQSRDLKVMTDVVGNPEEERRADFYQQPWSQEAVSRYFYCKIQQRRQELEQSLGVRNT; encoded by the exons ATGCCCTCCGGTGCTCGAATGCCCCACCAGGGGGCCCCCATGGGTCCCCCGGGCCCACCGTACGTCGGAAGCCCCTCGGTGCGGCCCGGGATGCCGCAGGCGGTGATGGAGCCCACGCGCAAGAGGGCGGCCCCCCAGCCGCAGCCGCCACCGCAGGCACAGGCGCAGACGCAGCAACAGCAGCCACAGCAGTCGCAGCAGCAGCAGGCGCAGGCCCAGGGAGCTgccccacagaaccggtcccGGAG TGCCAAGAGGAGGAAGATGGCAGACAAGATCCTCCCTCAAAGG atccGAGAGCTGGTGCCGGAGTCTCAGGCCTACATGGACCTGTTGGCCTTCGAGCGGAAGCTGGACCAGACCATCATGCGGAAGCGGGTGGACATCCAGGAGGCCCTGAAGAGGCCCATGAAG CAAAAGCGGAAGCTGCGCCTCTACATCTCCAACACCTTCAACCCGGCCAAGTCAGACGCCGAGGACTCGGACGGCAGCATCGCCTCCTGGGAGCTGCGGGTGGAGGGGAAGCTGCTGGACGAC ctcaGCAAACAGAAGCGGAAGTTCTCCTCTTTCTTCAAGAGTTTGGTCATTGAGCTGGACAAGGACCTCTACGGACCAGACAATCACCTGGTGGAG TGGCACCGGACTCCCACCACCCAGGAGACGGACGGCTTCCAGGTGAAGAGGCCGGGAGACGTCAGCGTGCGCTGCACCCTGCTGCTCATGCTGGATTaccag TACGAGGAAGCCCTGAGCAGATCCAGGAAAGCCACCGCGAGGAAGGCCGGGAGCGAGTGCCGACGGGCCGTTGGGGCTGAGGGGTCCCGGGGTCCCCGTTGGGAAGACCGGCGAGAGCGGCTGGCCCTGCTGGATGGGCCGGCCGGAGGGGGGCCCGTTGCCCCAAAGCCCTCCGGCCTCCTGGAGTTCAAGGAGACCCTCAGTTGCCCAAGGGGACCCTTGGGGTCGGCTCTCTGTCCGCAGCCTCCCCAGTTCAAGCTGGACCCTCGCCTGGCCCGCCTGCTGGGCATCCACACCCAGACCCGCTCGGCTATCATCCAGGCCCTCTGGCAGTACATCAAGACCAACAAGCTGCAGGACTCCCACGACAAGGAGTACATCAACTGCGACAAGTACTTCCAGCAG ATCTTTGACTGCTCCCGGCTCAAGTTCTCCGAGATCCCGCAGCGGCTGACCAACTTGCTGCTGCCCCCGGATCCCATCGTGATCAACCACATCATCAG cgtGGACCCCAACGACCAGAAGAAGACGGCCTGCTATGACATTGACGTGGAGGTGGAAGACCCCCTGAAAGGGCAGATGAGCAGCTTCCTGCTCTCCACCGCCAACCAGCAGGAGATCACCGCCCTGGACAACAAG atcCACGAGACCATCGAGTCCATCAACCAGCTAAAGATACAGCGGGACTTCATGCTGAGCTTCTCCAAAGACCCCAAGGGCTACATCCAGGACCTCCTCCGCTCCCAAAGCAGGGACCTCAAG GTCATGACCGATGTGGTGgggaacccggaagaggagcgGAGGGCCGACTTCTACCAGCAGCCATGGTCCCAGGAGGCCGTGAGCAGATACTTCTACTGCAAG ATCCAGCAACGCCGGCAAGAGTTGGAACAGTCTCTGGGGGTCCGCAACACATAA
- the SMARCD3 gene encoding SWI/SNF-related matrix-associated actin-dependent regulator of chromatin subfamily D member 3 isoform X2 yields the protein MPSGARMPHQGAPMGPPGPPYVGSPSVRPGMPQAVMEPTRKRAAPQPQPPPQAQAQTQQQQPQQSQQQQAQAQGAAPQNRSRSAKRRKMADKILPQRIRELVPESQAYMDLLAFERKLDQTIMRKRVDIQEALKRPMKQKRKLRLYISNTFNPAKSDAEDSDGSIASWELRVEGKLLDDLSKQKRKFSSFFKSLVIELDKDLYGPDNHLVEWHRTPTTQETDGFQVKRPGDVSVRCTLLLMLDYQPPQFKLDPRLARLLGIHTQTRSAIIQALWQYIKTNKLQDSHDKEYINCDKYFQQIFDCSRLKFSEIPQRLTNLLLPPDPIVINHIISVDPNDQKKTACYDIDVEVEDPLKGQMSSFLLSTANQQEITALDNKIHETIESINQLKIQRDFMLSFSKDPKGYIQDLLRSQSRDLKVMTDVVGNPEEERRADFYQQPWSQEAVSRYFYCKIQQRRQELEQSLGVRNT from the exons ATGCCCTCCGGTGCTCGAATGCCCCACCAGGGGGCCCCCATGGGTCCCCCGGGCCCACCGTACGTCGGAAGCCCCTCGGTGCGGCCCGGGATGCCGCAGGCGGTGATGGAGCCCACGCGCAAGAGGGCGGCCCCCCAGCCGCAGCCGCCACCGCAGGCACAGGCGCAGACGCAGCAACAGCAGCCACAGCAGTCGCAGCAGCAGCAGGCGCAGGCCCAGGGAGCTgccccacagaaccggtcccGGAG TGCCAAGAGGAGGAAGATGGCAGACAAGATCCTCCCTCAAAGG atccGAGAGCTGGTGCCGGAGTCTCAGGCCTACATGGACCTGTTGGCCTTCGAGCGGAAGCTGGACCAGACCATCATGCGGAAGCGGGTGGACATCCAGGAGGCCCTGAAGAGGCCCATGAAG CAAAAGCGGAAGCTGCGCCTCTACATCTCCAACACCTTCAACCCGGCCAAGTCAGACGCCGAGGACTCGGACGGCAGCATCGCCTCCTGGGAGCTGCGGGTGGAGGGGAAGCTGCTGGACGAC ctcaGCAAACAGAAGCGGAAGTTCTCCTCTTTCTTCAAGAGTTTGGTCATTGAGCTGGACAAGGACCTCTACGGACCAGACAATCACCTGGTGGAG TGGCACCGGACTCCCACCACCCAGGAGACGGACGGCTTCCAGGTGAAGAGGCCGGGAGACGTCAGCGTGCGCTGCACCCTGCTGCTCATGCTGGATTaccag CCTCCCCAGTTCAAGCTGGACCCTCGCCTGGCCCGCCTGCTGGGCATCCACACCCAGACCCGCTCGGCTATCATCCAGGCCCTCTGGCAGTACATCAAGACCAACAAGCTGCAGGACTCCCACGACAAGGAGTACATCAACTGCGACAAGTACTTCCAGCAG ATCTTTGACTGCTCCCGGCTCAAGTTCTCCGAGATCCCGCAGCGGCTGACCAACTTGCTGCTGCCCCCGGATCCCATCGTGATCAACCACATCATCAG cgtGGACCCCAACGACCAGAAGAAGACGGCCTGCTATGACATTGACGTGGAGGTGGAAGACCCCCTGAAAGGGCAGATGAGCAGCTTCCTGCTCTCCACCGCCAACCAGCAGGAGATCACCGCCCTGGACAACAAG atcCACGAGACCATCGAGTCCATCAACCAGCTAAAGATACAGCGGGACTTCATGCTGAGCTTCTCCAAAGACCCCAAGGGCTACATCCAGGACCTCCTCCGCTCCCAAAGCAGGGACCTCAAG GTCATGACCGATGTGGTGgggaacccggaagaggagcgGAGGGCCGACTTCTACCAGCAGCCATGGTCCCAGGAGGCCGTGAGCAGATACTTCTACTGCAAG ATCCAGCAACGCCGGCAAGAGTTGGAACAGTCTCTGGGGGTCCGCAACACATAA